The genomic interval TTTGCCTGGAATTCCACGGGTATTCTGGTGTTTTCGACGACGGCATGGAGGCTGCTTTCGCAGAACCACGAATCCACAACGCCGCTTTGCGGAAGGCCGAACAAAAGGAAACCCATATGGACGTGACCGATCTCTTTCCCAGAAACGACAGCCTCGTGTCCTTCAAGCCGGGCCAGGCCATCTTCAAGGCGGGCGAACAAGGCGAATCCATGTTCATCCTCGTGGAAGGCACCGTCGATGTGTTCGTCGGAGACAAACTCGTGGGCACGTTCGAACCCATCGAAATCTTCGGTGAAATGGCGGTCATCGATCCAGGCCCCCGCAGCGCGACCGTTGTGGCCAAAACGCACTGCCGGCTCGGCGCCGTGAATCAGAAGCGATTCAAGTTCCTTGCTCAGCACAAACCGGAATTTGCCTTTCACGTGATGCGCATGCTCGTCGAACGGATGCGCTGGATGGATCACGCCGCGCAATCGAGTCGAACCGCCGAGGCTGAGAAAAGCGCCCAGTTGGAGGAAAAGATTGCGGAGTTGAACGCCATCATCAAATCCCAGGAAAATCGACTCCGAGTGTTGCAGCCCGCGCCAGCGGCAGCTCCCGTTGAAGCCGCGGCCGTTGCCGCGTGAACGCGCGCGCCCGCTGCAGAAGCGTAATCCGGAATTGCCACGGTCCGAAGATTTGGTGTGGCGGACGGCTATTCGGGCACAGCGCTGTACGCCTTCACGGCGTCTCGCAACGCCTGTTTGTAATCCCGCGTCGGTTCGCCGTATCCCTCACGCCGCTTTTGCAGCGCGGGCGCGATGATTTCTCGGCGTGGATCGATCTCGCGCCCGTAAATCAGCGGCCACAGCCGGCGGCAGTTGTTGGCGATGTCATGGCCCTGTTCCTCGTCGAAACTGGGTCGGAACAGATCGACGGCCATCTGGAGTTCGTGAATCAATTCAGCTTGCGTGGGATGACCGGTTTTTCGCATCACAACGCGGAAGGCCTCCAGATCCTTTTCGTCCAGGCGATTCAGCTTCGCGATCAGGATGTCGATCGGGTGGGGAAAGAAAAGTCACGTGGCCGACCTTCGTGGATAGAACGCGAGCGCCCCAATGAGGGCTCGTGCGGAAGTTCAAGCCAGAGCATACTTGAATGTAGAAATCCGAGTGCTCACGGTCCAACCCGGCCTCGCGCACAAATTCAGAGAGATCCTCTTCATCACAGAAAAGACCGATGTCTGCGCTCAGCAATCTGGGTTCGACCGTGATTTGAATCGGCGCTGAGCCGAACAGCGTGATTCGAAAGGGGCGGTCATTGGGCAAAATCCCCGCGAGCTTCTTCAAAGCCACGCCGGCTGGAGTGCTCAGATCAATTGTGTTTGTCCAATAATCTGTAGCCATTCTTCCGTGCTTTCAGAAAGCTCATCGCCTGATCAATGAGCCGATTGGTGACGCCGACCTCTTCAATGAGTTGTCCAGCCAGTCGGAGATCCCGGCTGTTGAGGCGCCCGCGTTCTGTCTTGAGAAGAATCCGGGCTGTAATCCTGGACTTCTTCCAGAAACGGTCCGCTTTTAGTGGCGTCGATTTCACAGTCTCAAGGCTAGAACTGATACCTCAAGTACCCTTGCCTTGCAACGCTGTGCGGAGCAGGCAGTCTAGATCTGCGAGTACGCTGTGGGGCGGAGGAACAGATTGCTGATGTTCGTCACAATTTCGGGATCCGTGTAGCCCGGAGTCGCGCTCAACTTCTTCCATTCCGGGTCGGCGACGAATGTGCCCCAGGCCTTGTCGCGCGCCGCCATGTTCTCGAACACGAGCATGTAAGTCAGATTCGGCATCTTCGAGCCGACCAGCGTTTCTCCGAAAAACACAGGCTGAAGCCCGGTTCGGCGGAAAATCGCGATTTCGCCCTGATTGAACATCTCGATTTTCTTTTTGTTCGCTTTCTTGCTGTGGCTCTCGTAAGTGCGCAACTCGAAGAGCCGCGGCTTCTTTTCCGCAACTCCCGCCGGCACTTCCAGTCTGGGCATACCTTCGAAGGCTGCGAGCAATGAGCTTTCCACGCGCACGTAAGCCGGATCGGACGGCGTCGCGTTGATGAACTCCGCCCCCGTCTTCTGATATTGCGCGTCGGCGCGAACTCGGTCCGTCGCTGTCGCCATCGACTCCAGCGATTTGTGAGTCAAGAGGACGTACGTGGTCGGGCTGTCCGGACCCACCATGACGTTGAACACGCCCACGGGAGCGACGCCCGCGCGATTCCAGGCCGGCACCGCCGCCTCGCGATAAAAGTCATCGAAAAGCTTCTGCTTCGGTCCGCGGCGAAGATGATACATCCGCAACTCATAGAATTCGCGCGCGGGGTTGCTGCTGGCCTGAGCCGCCTGGCCTGTAACCATCGGAGCCAGGCCGGCGACGCTCGTTGCGGCCAGCGAGGATTTCAGAAAGGATCGTCGTTTCATGGAGAGTTAATTCATTTGCGGTCGTTGAATTCAGCATCAAACCGCAGATGACTTGGCGTTCCCAGGGCCGCTTGTCAATCGGACCCGGCGCAATGCCTTGACGGCTGATTCAAGAAGGAGCGCGGGCAGCTTGCCCGCGCTCCTTTCCGCTCTTGTTCACGACCGAGCGAGCGCCTCGACTTCAGCGCGGGTCGGCAGGCTCGGCTGCGCGCCAGGCCGAGTCACAGAGCAAGCCGCCGCCAAGGTGGCAAATTGACCGGCGTCGAGCACGGATTTGTCCTCCGCCAACGCCACGGCAAAGGCAGCGTTGAACGCATCTCCTGCTGCCGTCGTATCGACCGCCTGCACGGACAAGGCCGGCCAGAAGTGGTCAGGTTTCTGTCCCGACAGCAGCGCGCCCTGATCGCCCATTTTGACGATCACGTTCGCGGCGCCGCGACCGTTCAGCTTTCGCGCCAGATCGCGGGCGGTCGTGCGTGTCATCCGCCCCGGGGTTGCACCGGTGAGAAGGGCGATTTCAGTTTCGTTGGGCGTCAGGTAATCCGCGCATTTCAGCAAAGCGTCCGAAAGCGGTCGCGCCGGCGCAGGATCCAGAATCAACGTCGCGCCAGCCTCCTTTGCGATGCGCGCGGCGCTGAGCACCGTCTCCATCGGGATTTCCAGTTGGAGCAAAACGAGCTTCGCGGAGGCAATCAAGGCGCGGCTGCGCTCGATTTGTTCGACACCGAAAGTTCCGTTGGCGCCGGGCACCACGACGATTTGATTCTGCCCGGCCGCATCGATAGCGATGGCCGCGATTCCGCTCGCCACTTTTGGATCGCACGTGACATGCGAAACATCGACGCCGACAGCAGCAAGGTTTGCCTTGAGCCAATCTGCGTGGGAATCGTTCCCCACCTGCCCTACCATGCTCACTTGCCCGCCGAGCCGGGCGGCGGCGTAAGCCTGGTTGGCGCCTTTGCCGCCCGGATGAACATTGAATTCCCGCCCGACGACGGTTTGACCTGGGATGGGAAATCGCTCCAGACTCAGGACAAGATCTGCATTCAGGCTGCCGACGACGACAATGCGCGCGTTCAATCAGCAGTGGACCTTACAGGCCAGGGCCGGCGTGGAAAGACCGGATTCCCACGTCGCGCCCGCCAGAAGCCAAATGCTTGTGGAGGCCGTAGGATAGGCGACAGCCCGGTGTCCGTAGTCCCGGCTTCAGCCGGTCCGGGCCGCCTAAAGGCGGGACTACGAACCTTCGCCGTGTAGTCCATCCCACGGTCTCATCAGGCAGCCCAACAAATGCCCACCCAATTCGTGAACAGGACGCTAGCGCGCTAGCGCGAGCGGGAATGCATTTCTTCAAGCCCCGCGTTGACCTGGGTCATCCGCTCCACCAGGACTTGCCAGGGTTCATCCTGGATGTTCACCAGGCCGTAATTGCTGTTCTCACCATCGAAGCGTCCTTCGGCGGGTTCATCGCAGTACTCAAACCAATGGAACCCCACCATGAAGGGCATCCGGATCAACTCCGTCACATAGCGATCGAAATGACCGGCGCGATCCTGTTGCGTGGACACGGGCTTGCCTGCTCCCTTCGTGTTCGGCAAACCGGAGTCCTGGGCCTTGAAGGAAAACTCGGTGAGCAGGATCGGTTTGCCGGTGGCGCGGTGCAGATTCCGCAACGTCTCGGCCGGCGGCGTGAAGCCGTAGTTGTTGAAGCTGACCACATCGACAAACTCGGCCATCCCCTCGATGACTTCCTGCGGCGCGGCGCCGGCGAATCGGCAGCCGATCACGAGATGGTTCGCGTCTGCGGCCTTGATCGCGTCGCGGCAGAGTTTGAAATACGTCCGGGCGTATTCGCGCAAGAAAGCGCGTTGCGCCGATTTGGCGGCGTCGCTTCCCATGGGCAGCGAAGTCTGGTTCGCCAGCTTATCGAAATCCTTCGCGGCGGTTCCCCACGCTTTGTTGAACGATTCGAAGGAATCGTGTCCGCGGCGGAGAATGCGCCAGGCCGCTTGCTTTCCGGGCGTCTCCGAAGGCCGCGCGAGAAAATCCTCCAGCAGAGATTTCTTCGACCGCCAGTCCGAGCCCCAGCGCAGTTCGTTGTCCGAGAAATAGCCGATCAGAAACGGGTCGCGCGCCCTCGGCAGGCACAACCGCTGCGCCTGCCGCCTCACGGCTTCCTCAAACTTGGGCGAGAAAACGTCCGCCACTTCGCCTTTCAACCAGTTCGCGCCGGCGCTCGCCGCCAAGTTCAGGATTAAAGTGTGCGGCACGCTTTGCTCGGACATCTCGCGGCTGGACCACGCGCCGACCGTATTGAAGCCCCAGCTCTTCAACCGGGCCGCGGTCGCTTCGGCCCACTTCTGCGCCGAGCCGTATTGCGCGGCCGTGACCCGCGCATAGGGTGCATAACCGAGCGACGGCGCCTGGTCGGCGGTGTAACTGACGTGATTGACGCCCTTGGAAAGGAAGGCGTTTCCGTCCGGTGTGATCAACCACCACACGCCCTGGATTTGTTCCGTGTGAAAAAAGCCGGTCGCCTGGCCGCGCACGCCGTCCCATCCGCCGAAACGGTCGCGTGATTCAGCCGCGTGAACTGCGAGGGCGAGCAGGGCAAAGGTCAGCGCGAGAATTCCTCGAATGAAGTCCGCTTTGAACGCCTGAACCCACCCCCAGCCCCTCCCAGGAGGAGAGCCTTGTTGAATATCGTCGTTGGCAGTTCCCCTCCTGGGAGGGGTAAGCGGTGGGTTGATGGGGAGGGTTTTCATAATCGGCGGCGTGAATTCGCATTCATGCGCGGTTTGAATTTTGAGAGTTCCGTCCGTGTTTATTTCTGTGACGGTGGGGCGAGGCTCCTGCCGGGCCACTCCTCGATGGCATTGGCTCGGCGAGAGCCTCGCCCCACCGTCTCGCGGCCGCTTAACGGACCAGGACGCTGCCGCCAAACGTGGATCCATCCACTGTGGACGTTCCCTTCGTCGCTTCCTTCCGAAAGCCAACGAGGATCACTTTGTCCCCGCGCGTCACACGCGCTCCCACGGCGGAGTCGCTCTCCACGCGCTCAGCTTTCCAGTCTGGACGATGCCCGGCTCGAAATGGAACGAGCACCGTCAGGACACCGATCTCTTTGCGTTTCTCCCGAGTTCCGGCCTCGATGTGCCATTGGTTGGGAAATTCGCGGTCGGGCTTCGGTTCATAGCCGACCCATTGTCGAAAAGCCAGCGGCATGGGCGAGAGATATTTGGCTTCGACGCCCGCGTGTGGTTGTTCCACCGACAATTGCGCGTTGCGATCGTCCACGGTGAAAGGCTTCAGCGCGTGGAGCATGAATTGGAACGTGCTGTCCTCTGCGGCGGCCAGGTCATCGTAAAGAACGATCACGGGATTCGCCGGGTCGCGCTTCACAAATGCCACATGGCGTCGATACCGCTGGAGGCGATTCCCATAGGCGGCGGTGGCGTCGCCAACGAGGTAATCCAGTTCGGGCGTCAGTTGAGCCTCCACGATCCGTCCATGCGGCGCCGGGGTGTGTTTGATTTGGCCCTGGCCGTTCACGAGCACCGCATTGTGAGAGACGGTGCTGTGGGCCCATTCGTAATGGAACTTGCTCCCGTGCAAATCTCGATAAACGCACGTCGTCAAGAGAGCGTCGCCATAGGCATTCAATTGAAAACTGTTGTGCGGATTGTGCCCGTGGCTTTGCGTGCCGAACGGACTCGACTTGAACAGCAGATGCACATCCTCGCGGCTGTCGAGCAGCGTCGTGTGCAAACTCGCGACGCCGTGAGAAACCTTGGACTGGGGAAGATCGCTCGGCGCCTCGGCGGCGGGGAGCGACGCCAGATTCGCGTGGTAGAGGAAGCCGAGAACGCCTTCTTCGCCTTTCATCTTCCATTGCTCGGTCCACCATCGCCAGTAGGCCGCGGCGGAGGCGCTCGCGGCGCCGGAGGATCGCGCGCTGCGGATGAAATATTCCATGAAACCGCCCCATCCCGTCGACGGCGGGCGATGCGACAAATCGCCGAAACCCATGTTGGGCGAGTGCGGCGGCGCCACATAAAGCGGAAAATCGCCCACCTGCGCAAAGAACGGTTTCTTCAAGCCATCGATGCCGAGCGCGGACTCGCCACTTGCAGCCACCACACGGACTTGCTCATGTAACCGCCCCAGTAACTGAGGCCCTCGTGCCAGCCGCCGTCGTCGTCGGCCCACACCGGGTAACACGCGTGGAACTTGTTCACGGCGTAATCCAGCCACGTTTCGGCTTCGGGGATTTCGCCGAGGAACGCGAGCGCGCATTCGCCGAGCTTGTGCCAGGTGCGATTGGCGTGGCTGCCGAAGGGACTGTTCAAATGGCCCACGCCTCGCAGCACTTCCCAGCTCTCCCAGGCGTCGGTCGCGCGCCGAAGCATGGCCTTCCGGACTTTTTGCCTGTCCTCCGGACTCAACGCGTCATGCGCCCAATCATAAGCGCGCGGCAGACGATAGAGCATTGGCTTGGCCGCTTCGCAGTTCAGCCTGAAATTCGTCGGGCCATCCGGATCCCACGCGGCAAGGCGAACGATCCATTCGCGCGCGGCGTCGCCGTATTTCTTCTCACGCGTGATCAAATAAACGAACGCGAGTGTCTCGGCTTCCTGGCAGGCTTTCATGGTTTGTTCGCGATTCGGCCACCAGTATTTCACCAGCTCCTTGTTTTCCTTGTCGCGCGCCGAACCCAGATGCTCCGGCTCCGGTGTAGGCCCCGCGGTGATGATCCGATCCGCGTCTGAACGCAGTCTGGCAAAGCGGGCCGCTTCCCTGCCTGCAGCCAGTTCGCGCAATCGCGGCAAATCTTCCGGACGCAGGAACAGGCGCGGATGCGCTTTCGGCGCGCGCTCGCGCTGTTGCGCGCGGGTCGGCATCGGAAATTCCACGGCATCGGCGGGAACAATGACGGATCGGCTAACGCTCCAACCGGACGTCACGCCGTTGGTGGCGACAAACCGATAGCGCCAATGATAGGCGCCGGGAACAAGCGGCGTGTGGTGCGTGTAGGTGTTGAACGGGAGGCTGGCGGCTGTGGCGGCCTCGGTGAAGTCCTTCTTTTGCGACCATTGAATCGTGTAGTTTTGCGCAGCCGGCTCCATGCAGCCAGATGAAGGAAGGCGGATTCAGCCGCGCTGTGGCGCCGTCCGCAGGCCGGTAGCCGACTTCCTCGGGTTTCGGCCGCCGGTTGCTCACGGCCAATTCCGCGGCCTGCATTGCAACGGATGAGGCGAGGAAAGCCAGTGTCAGAGCGGGTGTTTTCATAGTTGGATAGAATTACTCTGCTTGCCGAAGCGATTTGCCAACTGAATTTCTCTGGAGCGGCTTCGCGCGTGGCCAGTTCAACGGACTCCTGCCGCATGCGTATTCCCTCAGTGCAGGTGGGCCGAGGACTCCCACCGAGCCGTGCGTCGACGGCCATTGGCTCGGCGGCAGGCTCGCACCGCCGTTGACCGAAGGGTGAACCGTTCCGCACGCGCAGACTTTGATCCTCGTCAACTCGGATGGGGAGCGCGCGCGCCGTCGCGTGCCGTGGTCGGCGCCATCGCCGACCACAGTCTTCCATCCGAAAACGTGATCCCTGACAAGATGGCATCTCCTACGCTCCGACCGGCGAGGGCACCGGTTGGATCACGCGAGGGCGCGTGTGCTCCCATTCACTTCAGGA from Verrucomicrobiota bacterium carries:
- a CDS encoding cyclic nucleotide-binding domain-containing protein produces the protein MFDVRRIPCPDSRSACPGMRHRRRGVCLEFHGYSGVFDDGMEAAFAEPRIHNAALRKAEQKETHMDVTDLFPRNDSLVSFKPGQAIFKAGEQGESMFILVEGTVDVFVGDKLVGTFEPIEIFGEMAVIDPGPRSATVVAKTHCRLGAVNQKRFKFLAQHKPEFAFHVMRMLVERMRWMDHAAQSSRTAEAEKSAQLEEKIAELNAIIKSQENRLRVLQPAPAAAPVEAAAVAA
- a CDS encoding NIPSNAP family containing protein — protein: MKRRSFLKSSLAATSVAGLAPMVTGQAAQASSNPAREFYELRMYHLRRGPKQKLFDDFYREAAVPAWNRAGVAPVGVFNVMVGPDSPTTYVLLTHKSLESMATATDRVRADAQYQKTGAEFINATPSDPAYVRVESSLLAAFEGMPRLEVPAGVAEKKPRLFELRTYESHSKKANKKKIEMFNQGEIAIFRRTGLQPVFFGETLVGSKMPNLTYMLVFENMAARDKAWGTFVADPEWKKLSATPGYTDPEIVTNISNLFLRPTAYSQI
- the rbsK gene encoding ribokinase; this translates as MNARIVVVGSLNADLVLSLERFPIPGQTVVGREFNVHPGGKGANQAYAAARLGGQVSMVGQVGNDSHADWLKANLAAVGVDVSHVTCDPKVASGIAAIAIDAAGQNQIVVVPGANGTFGVEQIERSRALIASAKLVLLQLEIPMETVLSAARIAKEAGATLILDPAPARPLSDALLKCADYLTPNETEIALLTGATPGRMTRTTARDLARKLNGRGAANVIVKMGDQGALLSGQKPDHFWPALSVQAVDTTAAGDAFNAAFAVALAEDKSVLDAGQFATLAAACSVTRPGAQPSLPTRAEVEALARS
- a CDS encoding beta-agarase; this encodes MKTLPINPPLTPPRRGTANDDIQQGSPPGRGWGWVQAFKADFIRGILALTFALLALAVHAAESRDRFGGWDGVRGQATGFFHTEQIQGVWWLITPDGNAFLSKGVNHVSYTADQAPSLGYAPYARVTAAQYGSAQKWAEATAARLKSWGFNTVGAWSSREMSEQSVPHTLILNLAASAGANWLKGEVADVFSPKFEEAVRRQAQRLCLPRARDPFLIGYFSDNELRWGSDWRSKKSLLEDFLARPSETPGKQAAWRILRRGHDSFESFNKAWGTAAKDFDKLANQTSLPMGSDAAKSAQRAFLREYARTYFKLCRDAIKAADANHLVIGCRFAGAAPQEVIEGMAEFVDVVSFNNYGFTPPAETLRNLHRATGKPILLTEFSFKAQDSGLPNTKGAGKPVSTQQDRAGHFDRYVTELIRMPFMVGFHWFEYCDEPAEGRFDGENSNYGLVNIQDEPWQVLVERMTQVNAGLEEMHSRSR
- a CDS encoding DUF4962 domain-containing protein, which produces MEPAAQNYTIQWSQKKDFTEAATAASLPFNTYTHHTPLVPGAYHWRYRFVATNGVTSGWSVSRSVIVPADAVEFPMPTRAQQRERAPKAHPRLFLRPEDLPRLRELAAGREAARFARLRSDADRIITAGPTPEPEHLGSARDKENKELVKYWWPNREQTMKACQEAETLAFVYLITREKKYGDAAREWIVRLAAWDPDGPTNFRLNCEAAKPMLYRLPRAYDWAHDALSPEDRQKVRKAMLRRATDAWESWEVLRGVGHLNSPFGSHANRTWHKLGECALAFLGEIPEAETWLDYAVNKFHACYPVWADDDGGWHEGLSYWGGYMSKSVWWLQVASPRSASMA